The genomic stretch ACGTCAACGAGCTGCTCGGCTTCGAAATCGGTGATCTCAAAACCGGTGACATGCTGCACCGGGTAGAAGTGGCCGGCTTCGAGAAGGGCCCCGTCAAACGCCACGGCTGCCCGAGCCACGGCATCGGCATGACGCCCGACGAACGCGAAATCTGGGTGTCGGACGGCGCCAACAGCCACATGCACGTTTTCGACGCGACGGTAATGCCGCCCCGGCAGATCGCCAGCCTGCCCGTACGCGACCAGCCGGGCTGGGTCACGTTCAGTCTGGATGGGAAATACGCCTATCCCTCAACCGGCGAAGTGTTCGATGTGGCGACCAAAGAGATCGTGGCGACGCTGACCGACGAGACCGGCCTCGCCGTAGGGAGCGAAAAGATGGTGGAGGTGCACCTGCAAGGCGACCGCATAACCGAAACGGGCGACCAGTTCGGCATCGGGCGCATCGCCTGATGCACGGGTTCAGTCTCGCAAGACGACCATCGTCTTCATTTCTGCAATGTCTCCGATGTCGACCAGGTACATGTACGCGCCCGACGCCACGCGCTGGCCGGCTTCGTTGCGACCGTCCCACGTCACTTCCTGCACGCCGGCGGCCTGGTAGGTGTCGACCAGCGTTCGAAGATCCTGACCGAGCAGGTCGATGACGCGCACCCGGACGTGCGCATCCCGGGTCAGCCGGTACCGGATCGTCGTCGACGCCGAGAAGGGGTTGGGGTAGTTCTGCTCAAGCTCGAAGGGCTCGATGCGGTCGGGCAGCGGCTCGCGCGCCGTGGATTGCGATGCGGCGCGCCAGCGGTACGCGCGCTGGCCCACGGCATAAGCGAGGGTGTCATTGATGAGGCGGATGCGGTTAACCTGACCATCCATCACCGCGACCTGCGTCCACGTCGCGCCGCCGTCGGTCGTCATGGAGGTCGTGCCGCGGCCGCTCGTCCAACCAAGCTGCGGCGAGACAAAGCCTAGGCCCTGGAGGCCGGCGGGGCTCGTGCTCCCTTCCACGGACAGCTCGCGCCAGCTGTCGCCGCCGTCTTCCGTCTTGAGCACCTTCGCCGCGCGCCCCGTCGGGTTGCTGAATGGGTATTCGATCGACACATAGCCGATGTCGGGCGTCGGGAAGGAGATCTTCCAGCCCCATTCGCCACCCACCCCGTTCGCCGTCTGCGTCGTGTGCCGCACCGACCAGGTGGCGCCGCCGTCTTCCGTCATCACGACCACCGCGTTGCCCGTGAGATCGCGCTTCGTGCCGCCCACGGCGATCCCCCGGTTCTCATCGAAAAAGTACACATCGATCAGGGTGCCCACGCCATAGGCCGTCAGGTCCTGGCTGCTCCACGTGTCGCCGCCATCCGCCGTCTTGATGAGCACCGGCGGCCCATCGAATCGTCCGACGCCGTAGACGACGCGGTCGCTCACGACATACAGCCCGCACACACCCGTGGGCCTGGGCTCGGGAATGCGCGATGTGATGTCTGCCCACGTGTCGCCCCCGTCGCTCGTTTGCAGCAGCAGGGTGGTGTTGGACAGCGAGCCGGCCCACCCGACCTGGGTGTTGGCAAAACCTACGCTGCGGAGGTAGATGCCGGCATTGAGAACCAGCTTCCAGGTTTCGCCGGCATCCGTCGTGCGGTAGGCGAAACCGCCCCCGTTCACGGCCCATCCGGTTTCGGGCGTGGCAAAAAAGATATCGTCATACCGCCCGCCGATGCGGCGGGGCAGGCCGTCGAGCGTCTCCCAGCTGCCGACCTGAGCATATGCGCTGCACGATAGGAATAACAGGACGGCCAGGCTGTGAAGGCGCCGGGTAACCGGTTTTATACGCATGATGTGAGCGATTCTCATTAACAAGAGGGGGCTTCCGGCCGATACCAGAGCCAGTTCTATTTGTTGCCTTCACGCTTGCACAAAGTGTCCGATATGTCGATTCGTGTCAAACTCCTCGCTGGATTCGGTGTCATCGCGCTGCTTTTTGGCGCGCTGACCGTTGAGAACCGAAACATGCTAAACGAGGGGATCTCGGCGATCGAGGAAGCCCGCGACCAGGGCTATGCCGCCGCCGTCCTTGCCAAGGAAATCAAGCTGGATGTGATCCAGGTCCAGCAGTGGCTGACGGATATCAGCGCCACCCGCGGGGCCGAAGGTTTTGACGATGGATTCGACGAGGCGGCGCGCTACGCCGCCGATCTGTATACCAACATCGATGCGCTCATGCGGCTCCGCCCCGAACTGCGCGACGACCTCGAAGGGCTGAGAACGTCGTTCACGTCGTTCTATGAAAAAGGGCAGTGGATGGCGGAGCGCTACATCGCCGAAGGGCCCGCCGGCGGGAACGCGGCCATGGAAGAATTCGACGCCTTCGCCGAGGATATCGGAGATCGGGTGGAAACGCTCGTGGCCTCAATGAGCGACCTCGCCGACCATTCGCTCCAGGCCAGCATTGACCAGGCCGCCCGCAGCAAACAGGTCAGCCTCTGGTTCACTTCGATCGCCCTGGCCCTGTCCGTACTCATCGCCCTCTTCCTGAGCCGCGCCATCAGCACGCCGCTCGGTAAAATGACGCGTGCGATGAACCAGATCGCGACCGTGGAGCTGAAAGAACTGACCGGGGTCCTCCAGCAACTGGCGCAAGGCGATCTGACCGGCCAGTTCAAATCCACCGCAACCCCCATCGCCTCGCGATCACGCGACGAGATCGGGAAGATGGCGTCGTCCTTCAACACCATGGTCAAACAGTTGAAGGACTCGGAGGCCGCCTACGGCCAGATGATTTCGCGCCTGAACCACCTCGTCGGGCAGGTGGCCAGCGACGCGCAGAAGGTGGGTCATGCCTCGTCCCAGCTGTCGGAGACCGCCGTCAGCGCCGGCGAGACCTCGACGCTCGCCTCGAACGTGATCCAGGAAGTCGCCCTGAAGACGACCGAACAGATCGAAAGCATTCAGATGGCCGCCCAGACCATGGAAAACGTGGCGGATTCGATCGAGGAAGTGGCGCGCGGCGCGCGGGAACAGGCCGAAGCGGTCGACCGCTCGTTCCACATCACGACCGAGATGGCGCACGTCATCCAGCAGATCGCCGCCAACGCCCGTTCGAGCGCGGACGGCTCGGCGCTCGCCGCCAACGCGGCGCGCGACGGCGCGGACTCGATTCGGCAGACGATCCAGGGCATGACGGGCATCAAACAGAAAGTGGGTATCTCCACCCAGAAAGTCCGCGAAATGGGCGAGCGGTCCGATCAGATCGGGGCCATCGTACAGACGATCGGCGACATCGCCTCGCAGACGAACCTGCTGGCGCTCAACGCCGCGATCGAGGCGGCCCGCGCCGGCGAACAGGGCAAGGGGTTTGCCGTCGTGGCCGACGAGGTGCGCCTCCTCGCCGAAAAGGCCACCGCGGCGACCGGTCAGATCTCGACGCTGATCAACACCATTCAGCAGGCGCTTGCCGAAGCCGTCACGGCGATGGCGGAAGGAGCCGAGGAAGTCGAACTGGGCGTACAGCGAGCCGATGACGCCGGCCAGACGTTGACGCGCTTCCTGGACGCCGTCCAGCAGGTCAACCGCCAGGTGGAGGAAATCGCCCAGGCCACGCACCAGATGGATGGCTCCTCGGGCGAACTCGTCGAAGCGATGGAGCGCGTCTCGAAAGTCGTGCGGGACAATACCGCCGCCACCGAAAGCATGACGGATCGCGCCCGCGCCGTCACCGGCGCCATCAACCGCATGACGCGGGTGGCGGTGGAGAACAGCAAGGCCATCGAGTCGGTCAGCGCCAACGCCGAGAACATGAGCATGAGCGATCAGGTCGCCGAAGTGACCACCTCGGCGCAGTCGCTCGCCGGCATGGCGCGCAACCTCCGCACGCTGGTCGAACAGTTCAAGCTGGCCGAAGGAACGATCCGGACGGCCGAGCCGTCGGCGCTGATCAAAACCGCGAACAAAGGCGCGTCCACGCCCGAGCAGAAAAAGCTCCAGCTGTTCTCCGACAGCCCGGCCTGACGCACGTCGAACCGAACCTCAGTGCAACCCAGAACCCTCGATTCCTGCGATTCGAGGGTTTTGGCATTACCGGAAGTACCAGCTGAAACGCGACTGGGATGGCGCCCGCCACCGGTCACCGGTGCGCTCCATGTCCATCGCGGCCAGCGCCGCCGTAAAGTCGATCGGCTGCGTCCGCGCGACGATCTCGTCGATGTCGTGCAGGGCCGGCGGGGCGTAGTTCTTCCAGTCCTCCATAAAGCTCGCCATGGATTTCTCCTGATAGCGCCGGCCGTCGAAGTACAGCTTCATGAATTGGGGGAGCGACTGGGTGCCGTTGCTGAGTCGGCGCAGCTCGAGATCGAGCATGAAGGCCACGGAGGCGCCCTCGTTATAGGCGTACCGGTTCGCCATGGTGTCGTCGTAGAACCGGGCGCAGGCCGTGACGAGCGAAATGCGGCCGGCCGGATCGGCCTCCCGCGCGCGGTCGGACTGCATCTGGATGCGGTTGACGAGCTGTTCGGAGGAGATCAGCCCGGCGCGCATCAGCACCAGCGTGCTGAAATAATCCGTGATGCCCTCGCGGATCCAGCACGAATCTTCGCCCCATTCGGGCACCTGCACATAGTCGAGCGCCTTCTTTTCATCCCGCCGATCCCACGTGTGGACGAATTCATGCGCCAGCAGGCCGAGAAAACGCAGACGATCCCGCTGCCAGATCGCGCTAAAGGTGAGGCCCTCGCGGAAGTTGAATTCGATCGTGTTGGATTCGGTGCTCGCCCGGTACTGCTCGCCGGCGTTGCTGTCGCGCATCATCAGGGTGAGATGACTCATGGGCGCCTCGCCGCCGAACATATCGATCGCGGCGCCCACGACCTGGCCGGCGGCGATCAGCGCCTCGGGGTAGCCGCGGATGTCGTCCTGGCCGGTCCAGACCAGCGTCAGATCGAGGTTCTTGAAGCGCCGGCTGACGGTGGAACTGTTGGCGAACGCCCCGAAGTAGTTGTTGACGAGCGAGTAGACCGACGGCACCTGGGTGGTTTCGCCGGACGTGGACCACGGGGTCACCACATCCCATCCGGGCGGCACCTGCCAGTGCAGCGCGATCGTCTGGTCCAGCCGGATGCGCGCCGGCAGGATGAACGCCATGCTCCCGCTCAAGAACGCGACATGGTCGTTGAGTTGCGAGATGGCGCCGCCCCACGCCAGCTCCGACAGCACCCGCGCGCCCTCCGGGTTGAGCGTGTAGCTGAAGGAATACGAATCGCCCTCGACATCTACGTCCCACGCGTTGGCCTCGGCCTGACGATGCGCCAGCGGACCCGTCTCGTCGAAGAAGGTCAGATCCGACACAAAAAATGTGACCGCGCGCTGATAGGTTCGGGGAAAAAATACGCGATGGGTGCCGCGCCGGACATCCGTAACGTGCCCCGTGATGCGAAGCTCCTGGCGCAGCGGTTCGACGTTGATTTCGTAGGTCAACGGCGACGATTGCCCCGCGGCCGGCACGCCGTGAAAGAGCAAGGCCACGAGGAGTACGACTACTGGCATGTAATTGGCAAACGAAGCCGCCGGCAGGGGCGTCGGCGAGGTTCTTGTTTGGATGGGGATTATTCGGTAACTATGCACCCGTCAGTTCAACATTACGTAAGACCGCGCGCGAGATGTTCCTTGCTGATGCCTTTGTAACGCCCGTATGATCCAGGTAAAGACAAAATCCCCTAACCACCTCGTTCTTGAATGTTCCAGCGACCTGGGCAATCTCGACGAACTGGTCGAGCAAACCGACGATTTCGTCGGCACGCTCGGGCTCGACGAGGAACTGGCGTACAAGGTCGTCCTGCTGATGTCCGAGGCGGCGACGAATGCGATTTTACACGGCAACGCCGAGGATCCGGCCAAGAAAGTGGACATCCAGCTGATCTACACCTCCGGGCGGTTGGAGCTCACGGTCGAGGACGAAGGGGAGGGGTTCGATCCCGATCGCGTGCGAAATCCCATCGCCGCCGAAAATGTCCTGCGCGACGGCGGACGCGGATTGTTTTTTATCCGGGAGATGGCGGAAGAAGTGCACCTGGAGAATAATGGCCGACGAATCCGGATGATCTTTCACGTGCAATGATCGGCCTTATGCGGGGCATCCTGCCCGCGCACCTCTAACCGCGATGGGGATGGTCCATGCGAAGCACCCTGGTGTGGACAGCGATTTACCTGGTCTTGCTTGTCGGTATCGGATATGGCGCGCCTGACACGGCGCGCTGGCCGGCATTCGTGGCGCTCACCCTCGTCGCATCCGTCGTCCTCGCGCGCATCGTATGGAAAGGCCGCCTCACCACCGGCTGGGTGCTCGGGCTCGCCGTCGCGATGCGGCTCCTCTACGTCGCATGGCCGCCCGTGTTGTCCGACGACGCCTACCGCTACATCTGGGACGGCATGCTCCAGGCCGAAGGGGTCAATCCCTACCTGTACCGCCCGGACGCCGACGCCCTCCAGGCCCATCGAACCGATTCGCTCTACCAGGTCCTCAACTCGAAATCCTACTACACGGTCTATCCACCCGTATCCCAGGGCGTATTCCTGGCCGGCGGTCTCGTGTACGACCGGGGGTGGCAGGTCAGTTTCTATGTGATCAAGGGGATCCTCGTTTTGTTCGAGCTTGGGGCGCTGGCCTTGCTGGCCCGGATGCTGACCGCGCCGATGCTCGCGCTGTATGCCTGGCATCCGCTCGTCCTCATCGAAACCGCCGGGCAGGCGCACACAGAGTCGATCCTGCTGTTCTTCCTCGCGCTGACCCTCTGGTTGTCCCGGAAACAGCGCCCCGGGTGGGCCGGCGCTTCGCTCGCCATGGCGGGGTGGACCAAGCTCTACCCGTTCGTCTTTTTTCCTTTTCTCACCATGCGCCACGGCTGGCGCGTCATGGCGGCCGGCGCGGCGGTGGGACTGGCGCTGCTCGCACCTTACTGGCACCCAGCGTTTTTCTCGCAGATCCGGGAATCGCTCGATCTCTACGTCCGGTATTTCGAGTTTAATGCCGGCCTGTATTACGCCGTAAAAAAAGCGTTCGCCCTCTTCACCGGCGACGACTGGAGCAAACAGCTCGGGCCGGCGTTTCGTCTTCTTTTTCTCCTTGCGATGGGCGGTCTCTACGTCTACGACGCCTTCCGCAAGCCCCCCCTTGCACGGATCCTGCTTCTGGCCACGACGGCCTTCCTGCTCCTGTCCACCACCGTGCATCCGTGGTATCTGATGCCTGCGCTGATGCTCGCCGTGTTCGAAAAACGCGCGCCCTGGCACTGGCACTGGCTGGCCGCGTTTTCGGTGGGGACCTACCTCCGGTACGTGGACGGCCCCTACTGGCTCTTCGTGAATCTCGCCTGGATCGGCTGGTTCGCTATAGGGCTCGTCGTCTACCGAAAAACCATCATCGATAACGCATTCGCCCTCATGCGCTTCAGAGCGAACGGAAAAGCGAAACGGATCATCCATCACCTCCCGCGTCGTCAGGACCCACCGGTGCGGGTCCTGGACCTGGGCGCCGCCGAGGGCTTTGTCGGCGAGGCGATTCAGAAGCGTACCGGCGCGGAGGTCGTCCTCGCGGATGTCGAGGACATGAACCGGACGCGCCTGCCGTTGACGCGCTACGACGGACGCCGGCTGCCTTTCGAGGATGGCGCGTTCGACGCGGTCGTCCTCTATTTCGTATTGCATCATTGCGCGGAGCCGGAGCAAGTCTTCCAGGAAGCCCTGCGGGTGTCCAGCGGCCGAGTCATCATCGTCGAATCGGTTTTCACCACCGATGCCGAGCGGCGTCGGCTGACTCGGCTGGATATCCTGGCCAACCGCATCCGGTCGTTCGGCGTCATGCGCCATCAGGAAGCCCACCTCGCGTTTCGCCGGGCCGAGGAATGGAAGCGCCTGATGCTCGAGAGCGGCGCCCGCCTCGTGGCCGAAGGGGGATGGGGAAACGTGCTGCACCGGCAGCATCTTTTTGTGCTGGACAAGAACCCGATCGCCCCCTCCGTCGACCGCCGGCGCCCCCGGCCCGCTAGCTGACGCCCTGCAGGAGGCGTTCCGGCGTGCGGACCGCCTCGTCCACGTCCACCCATTCGTACGCCGGATAGCGACGAAACCAGGTCAGCTGACGCTTCGCATACCGCCGCGTGTTGCGCTTGATGAGGCGCGTCATCTCCGCCTCGTCGATCTCGCCGCGCAGCATCGCGATCGGCTCCTGGTACCCGATGGTTCGGAGCGCCGGCAGCGCGGGATCGATACCGCGGGCGAGCAGCCCTCGCACCTCCTCGACCAGTCCGTTCGCCAGCATCGCGTCCACCCGCCGTTCGATGCGATCGTAGAGGACCGTCCTGTCGGTGTCGAGCACGATGGTGCGGTAGGCGAAGGCCGGCGGCTGCACCGTGCCGTGGTAATACGACAACGGCTGCCCCGTCCCGAGGTACACCTCGAGGGCCCGCACGAGGCGTTGCGTCTTCGTAGCATCCATCGTCGCCGCCGACGCCGCGTCGACCCGCTCCAGCTCCCGGTACAGGGCATCCGGGCCTTCCGCTTGCAGTCGCGCCATCACCGTTTCGCGCACGGCCTCCGGGACGTCGGGAATGTCCGAAAGCCCCTGGGTGAGCGCCGCCAGGTACAGCGTGGATCCGCCGACGACCAGCGGGGTCTTGCCCCTGGATACGATGTCACGGATGCAGGCCTCCGCCTCGCGCGTATAGATGCCGGCGGAGAGCGGCGCTTCGAGGGGCCACGCGTCGATGAGGTGATGGACGATCCCGCCGCGCTCCGCCAGCCCCGGCTTCGCCGTACCGATGTTCAGCTCGCGGTAGATTTGCCGGCTGTCCACCGACACGATCTCGGCATCCAGCCGGCGCGCCAGGTCGAGGCTGAGCGCCGTCTTGCCGATGGCGGTGGGGCCAGTCAATACGATAATGGGTGGCATCGTTCGCATCGTTCTCGGAATCGTCATACCTTCGCTGGACGTCCTATCCATCGACGGTCTGAGCCAATCGGGCCAAAATACTACGCCCACAACGGGTTGATGTCATGAATCGGAGAATATTCCTTCGCGCCGGCGCCGGCGCTGTGGCCGGCATGAGCCTCGCGCCCCTCGCCTGCACGCCGTCATCGGCGCCCAGCGGCAGCACCGCCGACCTCTTTTCCATCTCGCTGGCCCAGTGGTCCCTGCATCGATCGTTCTTCAGCGTCGATCCGCGCGCCATCGGGTGGGATGTCTTTGACCGCACCCTCGTCAGCGACGACTACCGGAGCCTCCTCGGCGGCCGGCTCGACCCGCTGCGTTTTGCGGAGATCGCGCGCCGGGACTACGGCATCGAAGCGGTCGAATACGTCAATACGTTTTACTACGACCGCGCGCGCGACATGGAATACCTCGGTGCGCTCAAACGCGTGGCCGACGGGGAAGGGGTTCGCAGCGTGCTCATCATGTGCGACGCGGAAGGGGCTCTCGGCGCGCCGGCCGAGGCCGACCGCCTGCGTACGGTCGAGAACCACTACAAGTGGGTCGAGGCGGCCGCGTTCCTCGGGTGCCACGCGATCCGGGTGAATGCGGCCAGCGACGCGTCATTGGCGCCGGCGGAACAGCAACAGCTCGCCGCCGACGGGCTGCGGCGCCTGTGCGAGTTCTCGGACGGACACGGCATCAACGTCATCGTGGAAAATCACGGCGGCATCTCCAGCAACGGACAGTGGCTCGCCGGCGTCATGCGGCTCACCGACCATCCCCGCGCCGGGACGCTGCCCGACTTTGGCAATTTTTATCTGGGCGACGACTCCGTGACCGAAGACATCCGCCCCGAACTCTGGTACGATCGCTACCAGGGCGTGCAGGAATTGATGCCGTATGCGAAAGGCGTGAGCGCCAAATCGATGCGGTTCGATGCCCGGGGGAATGAGATGGAAACCGATTTCGAGCGCATGATGCGCATCGTGCTGGACGCCGGCTACCACGGCTTCGTCGGCATCGAATACGAAGGCTCCGAGGTGAGTGAGGACGCCGGCATCAAAGCCACCAAAGCCCTCCTGGAAGGCGTGCGAGAAAAACTAGGTGCTGCCTGAAAAATCTTTCAGACAGCAACGTATCCTGAACGTGATTCAGGATCCTACGCTGTTTTGGCGGTTTTTTGGATGCTCCGGGACGGCCCGAACGATTTTTCAGACACGACCTCGCCGGCGCCAGAGTTTTAACGTCCCAGGTTTCGAAACCCCTAGAACTTCGAACCTGAAACGTTGAACCCTTCAATACGTCGGCATGGTCGGATCGATCTCCCGACTCCAGGCCATCACCCCGCCTTTCAGATTGCGCACGTTGTCGAAGCCGTTAGCCATCAGAAACTGGACGGCGTTCGCCGAACGCGCACCCGAGCGGCAGTGCACCACCATCAGCTGATCGCGGTAGGGCTCGAGTTCATCGATGCGGGAGGGGAGGGTATCCAGGCGAATGAGCTTGCCGTTCAAATTGGCGGCGGCGTATTCCTCTTCACTGCGTACGTCCAGAATAAAGGGCGTCTCGCCCCGATCCATCATATCCTTGAGTTCGCGAACGGTCATTTCGGGGACGGCAGAAGATCCAAACATAGCGTATCAAGCAATCAGGTAAGGGATGACGTTTCCTGCGCGGGCGTTTGGCGATGTGCGGCAATGTGCGCGCCATGCAGAAACAGACTTACGCCGCTGACGACGAGTAAATCAGTCAATAGAAAAAAAGTTGCCTCCTCGACCGGGAGCCCCAGCAGCATGATGCCGGTGGAAGTCGACTCGGCGATCGTCCAGATGCCGAGACCGATCGCGATCCGGTCGGCGATCCATAAATAGACCGAGGGCAGGAGCGCCGCCAGCCACATCGCGCGCCAGCGCGTCCCGAAGTAGCCGCCGCCATAAAACCACATGCCGGCGAGAACCGGACACGCCCAGGCCAGGATCAGGCCGAGATACGTCCATTTTTCGGCGCCCCACAGGAGCATGCCGGCGCCCGCCGCTGCAAGTGCCAGCATGACGGCGACAACGCCGGGCCCGCCGTTGCGGTCTCCAGGCGGCGTCGCGGCAAAAAAGAGCAGGTAGAATAAGCCGGTCAGCAGCGGTTGCAGCAGGAAAAAGAGATATTCTTCCAGCGGTACGTAGCCGATCGTTCCGAGCACCCTTTCAGGGCCATACACCCAGACCGAGGCGTAGACCAGATAATTATCCCACGGCGTCGTGTAGATCAACGCGATAAGCGTCGTCCAGAGCAGCGCTTTCCACGCGCCGGCGGGAAGACCGCGGCGGAGGGCCATGCCCAACAACACGGCGAGCGGCGGCAGGATAAAAACGAGATGGAACTGGAGATAGGTCACGACGGCATGGGGGAGTGGGTGGGAGGGGGGCTTCCGAAATACGGTTTTCGGCGCGAATATGACCATCCGGATGGCCGGGCGAGGAAGCCGCGGCATCGTTCCGTCGTCAGGATCCCGGGCGCCGGATGGAAAAGCTGGGCATTTGAAGAGATTTGTTTTGACTCTGGCCGCATATTGCCGATGTTAGCAGTAAGACGTTCATCACCCAACACATCATTATGGATATCGATTCGACCGCCGTACTGCTCATGCTGCTGAAGAACCAGGCCATGCTCGAAACGATCTACGAGAGCCAGTCGCATATCATCGCGAAGCTGGACGAACGGGATCAGGAAGAGGTTTATGGCGAGATGCTTCAGAAGCAGGAGCTTATCGAGGACCGCCTTCTCCAGTTTTATCGGGAGGCGTTAACGCACAATGCCAATCCTCCCATGACGCAGGGCGAAGCCTGAAGATCATACCTTTTTCCGTTCCAGATCGCGCAGCACGACGCGGGCGGCATTTCGGCCCGATGCGCCCATGATGCCGCCACCCGGATGGGTGGATGCCCCCGTCAGGTAGAGCCCTTTCACAGGCCCGCGGTAGCCGGACATCGACAGCGCCGGCCTGAACATGAACATCTGGTCGATGCTCATCTCCAGATGCATGACATTTCCCCGGAAAAGCCCCAGCTCACGCTCGAGCCAGAGCGGATGCTGAAACAGATAATCGACGATGCTCGCGCGGGTGCCGGGGGCGTAGCGCTCAAACCGGTCGATGATCGTCTGGGCGACACGGTCCCCGATTTCGTCCCACGAGGCGCCCCCCGCGAGTTCGTACGGATAATACTGCCCCCAGAGCCACAGGACCTCGCCCCCGGGAGGCGCAAGCGAAGGATCGGCCGCGCTGAAGGTCATGGCAACCAGGGGCGGAATGTGAGAAGGTTCGCCTTTTAAATAATCTCCGTACGCAGCGTTGATCTGCTGTGGCGACTCACATAATAGTTGGAGTCCCATCCGGGCTTCGACACCGGGGGAGGCGGTGTAACGCACCGGACGATCCAGCGCGAGTCTCACAATGGCTCCGAATCCGTTGCCGATGCGCAGGTTCGCGGCCTCCGGGGGCCGGCTTTCCGCCGGCAACAGGCGATTTAGCGTCTCGTTAATGTGCGTTCCCGAGACGACGGCACGAGCGGTATAGTTTTTGTTTTTCACCCGCACGCCGGCAGCACGTGTTCTTTCCAGCAAAATTGTATCTACCGGAGCACCGGTGAATACACTTCCGCCATGCGACTCAATATGGCGCCGTAACGCCTGAGTCAGCATGCCGGAGCCGCCGCGCGGCCTCGCGATACCGCTTTCGTGATAGAGCGGGTGCCAGAGCAAAAAGGGGGCGCTGAGGGGTTCCGTCGGGGGAGGGCCGGATTGGGCGGCCATCCAGACCAGCGGGGCGCGAATTTTCTCTTCCTTGAAATAGCGTGAAACGACATCGCCGTACGGCGTCATGATGTCGCCCAGCGCGCGTTTCCAGTCGAGCTTCATCTTGCTGCGCACCATCGCTTTTCCGAGCTGAAACGGGCCCGGAACGTCGAGAAACGCATCGCGGACAGCCCGGCCGAAGCCGACCCAGTCGTCGTGAAATCGTTTGTAGGCGATCCCCTCACCGGGAAAACGCGACTCGAGGTGTTCGACGGTTTTCTCCAGGCTACGGTAGAAGAATACGGAGTCGCCGTCTTCGAATGGCGCGAAAAAAAGCGGGTCAAGGTCGATGTACTCCAGCCCGTACCGTTCAAGCCCCAGTTCTTCGACTACCGGGGTCAGCCGTATCAGGATGTGGGCGCTTCCGCCGAGATCGAACTGATACCCCGGCACACGCTCTTCGGTAACGACGGCCCCGCCGACGATATCCCGGCGTTCGAACACGCCGATACGATACCCGGCCTGCGCCAGGTAGGCTGCCGTAATCAGCGCATTGTGCCCTGCACCGATAACAATTACATCGAAATCCACTCAGGTATACCGTAAAAGGGGTTCATAATCAAAGCATTCGATGCGCATCGTGATTCGCTGCAAGCATCGCGCTTAAAGATCTTAAGACGAGCGCCGATCTACCAACTAAGCACAGACACCGGCGGAAGCCGGCCTGCTGGTCTGTGAACGCACGCGGTGGGGCCTGTGCCACAAGCCCATACACACGAAACGCATGCGACAACCGTCAACGATTCCCGTGTCGTTGGTAGGCCGTCCCGCTTCAGCCGAAATCTGACGAGGAATGATTGCAATGGATTGGGTATTTCAACTTTTGAGCGTCGTTATCGCTTTTGGGCCGATCGTCGTCGGAATCGTGCTGTGGCACTTTGTCTGGAATCGCGATTCAGGCTCGTCCTCGAACCCGCCGCCGCCGCCGCCGAATGGCCCCGAACGCAAACCGGTGCCTCCGTCGCCACGGTTCAGCAGCGATCGCAGCCCGATCGTGCACCGCAAAATAACCATGGCGCATACTCAGCGGCTACGCACCCGTTTCTAGTCTACGTCCGCGCGTCCCCGCCGAC from Rhodothermales bacterium encodes the following:
- the miaA gene encoding tRNA (adenosine(37)-N6)-dimethylallyltransferase MiaA, whose translation is MPPIIVLTGPTAIGKTALSLDLARRLDAEIVSVDSRQIYRELNIGTAKPGLAERGGIVHHLIDAWPLEAPLSAGIYTREAEACIRDIVSRGKTPLVVGGSTLYLAALTQGLSDIPDVPEAVRETVMARLQAEGPDALYRELERVDAASAATMDATKTQRLVRALEVYLGTGQPLSYYHGTVQPPAFAYRTIVLDTDRTVLYDRIERRVDAMLANGLVEEVRGLLARGIDPALPALRTIGYQEPIAMLRGEIDEAEMTRLIKRNTRRYAKRQLTWFRRYPAYEWVDVDEAVRTPERLLQGVS
- a CDS encoding sugar phosphate isomerase/epimerase family protein, with the translated sequence MNRRIFLRAGAGAVAGMSLAPLACTPSSAPSGSTADLFSISLAQWSLHRSFFSVDPRAIGWDVFDRTLVSDDYRSLLGGRLDPLRFAEIARRDYGIEAVEYVNTFYYDRARDMEYLGALKRVADGEGVRSVLIMCDAEGALGAPAEADRLRTVENHYKWVEAAAFLGCHAIRVNAASDASLAPAEQQQLAADGLRRLCEFSDGHGINVIVENHGGISSNGQWLAGVMRLTDHPRAGTLPDFGNFYLGDDSVTEDIRPELWYDRYQGVQELMPYAKGVSAKSMRFDARGNEMETDFERMMRIVLDAGYHGFVGIEYEGSEVSEDAGIKATKALLEGVREKLGAA
- a CDS encoding rhodanese-like domain-containing protein; amino-acid sequence: MFGSSAVPEMTVRELKDMMDRGETPFILDVRSEEEYAAANLNGKLIRLDTLPSRIDELEPYRDQLMVVHCRSGARSANAVQFLMANGFDNVRNLKGGVMAWSREIDPTMPTY
- a CDS encoding lycopene cyclase domain-containing protein, which encodes MTYLQFHLVFILPPLAVLLGMALRRGLPAGAWKALLWTTLIALIYTTPWDNYLVYASVWVYGPERVLGTIGYVPLEEYLFFLLQPLLTGLFYLLFFAATPPGDRNGGPGVVAVMLALAAAGAGMLLWGAEKWTYLGLILAWACPVLAGMWFYGGGYFGTRWRAMWLAALLPSVYLWIADRIAIGLGIWTIAESTSTGIMLLGLPVEEATFFLLTDLLVVSGVSLFLHGAHIAAHRQTPAQETSSLT
- a CDS encoding NAD(P)/FAD-dependent oxidoreductase gives rise to the protein MDFDVIVIGAGHNALITAAYLAQAGYRIGVFERRDIVGGAVVTEERVPGYQFDLGGSAHILIRLTPVVEELGLERYGLEYIDLDPLFFAPFEDGDSVFFYRSLEKTVEHLESRFPGEGIAYKRFHDDWVGFGRAVRDAFLDVPGPFQLGKAMVRSKMKLDWKRALGDIMTPYGDVVSRYFKEEKIRAPLVWMAAQSGPPPTEPLSAPFLLWHPLYHESGIARPRGGSGMLTQALRRHIESHGGSVFTGAPVDTILLERTRAAGVRVKNKNYTARAVVSGTHINETLNRLLPAESRPPEAANLRIGNGFGAIVRLALDRPVRYTASPGVEARMGLQLLCESPQQINAAYGDYLKGEPSHIPPLVAMTFSAADPSLAPPGGEVLWLWGQYYPYELAGGASWDEIGDRVAQTIIDRFERYAPGTRASIVDYLFQHPLWLERELGLFRGNVMHLEMSIDQMFMFRPALSMSGYRGPVKGLYLTGASTHPGGGIMGASGRNAARVVLRDLERKKV